One region of Camelina sativa cultivar DH55 chromosome 6, Cs, whole genome shotgun sequence genomic DNA includes:
- the LOC104793085 gene encoding ABC transporter A family member 1 isoform X1, protein MGTWRRQLKAMLRKNWLLKTRHPFVTSAEILLPTVVMLLLIAVRTQVDTRIHPARSNLEKDTVVQVGKGISPSFPEILKLLVAEGQYLAFAPDTDETKNLIDILSLKFPELRLVTKIFKDDLELENYITSVDYGVCSQVRNCSNPKIKGAVVFHEQGPHSFDYSIRLNHTWAFAGFPNVKSIMDTNGPYINDLEMGINSIPTMQYSFSGFLTLQQVVDSFIIFASQQNLDLPLSHSNFGSAIRFELPWTLFSPSVIRMVPFPTREYTDDEFQSIVKSVMGLLYLLGFLFPISRLISYSVFEKEQKIREGLYMMGLKDEIFHLSWFITYALQFALCSGIITACTMGSLFKYSDTTLVFTYFFLFGVSAIMLSFMISTFFTRAKTAVAVGTLAFLGAFFPYYTVNDESVSMVLKVVASLLSPTAFALGSINFADYERAHVGLRWSNIWRASSGVSFFVCLLMMLVDSILYCALGLYLDKVLPRENGVRYPWNFIFSKCFGRKKKDFQNPIPDPETNMFAENIEVTQGEPFDPVIESISLEMRQQELDGRCIQVRNLHKVYASRRGNCCAVNSLQLTLYENQILSLLGHNGAGKSTTISMLVGLLPPTSGDALIFGNSIITNMDEIRKELGVCPQHDILFPELTVREHLEMFAVLKGVEEGSLKSTVVDMAEEVGLSDKISTLVRALSGGMKRKLSLGIALIGNSKVIILDEPTSGMDPYSMRLTWQLIKKIKKGRIILLTTHSMDEAEELGDRIGIMANGSLKCCGSSIFLKHHYGVGYTLTLVKTSPAVSVAARIVHRHIPSATCVSEVGNEISFKLPLASLPCFENMFREIESCMKNSVDRSKISEIDDSDYPGIQSYGISVTTLEEVFLRVAGCNLDIEEKQEEIFVSPDTKASLLCIGSDQKSIMQPKLLSSCNEGAGVIITSVAKACRLIVAAVWTFIGFISMQCCGCSIISRSMFWRHCKALFIKRARSAYRDRKTVAFQFIIPAVFLLFGLLFLQLKPHPDQKSITLTTAYFNPLLSGNGGGGPIPFDLSEPIAKEIAQYIEGGWIQPLRNTSYKFPNPKEALADAIDAVGPTLGPTLLSMSEYLMSSFDQSYQSRYGAILMDGQHPDGSLGYTVLHNGTCQHAGPIYINVMHAAILRLVTGNKNMTIQTRNHPLPPTKTQHIQRHDLDAFSAAIIVNIAFSFIPASFAVPIVKEREVKAKHQQLISGVSVLSYWLSTYIWDFISFLFPSTFAMILFYAFGLEQFIGIGRFLPTIIMLLEYGLAIASSTYCLTFFFTEHSMAQNVILMVHFFSGLILMVISFVMGLIPATASANLYLKNFFRLSPGFCFSDGLASLALLRQGMKDKSSHGVFEWNVTGASICYLGLESIFYFLVTLALELVPVQKVMSFSIGEWWQNFKAFKQGAGSSYTEPLLKDSTGAVSADMEDDIDVQEERDRVMSGLTDNTMLYLQNLRKVYPGGKHQSPKVAVQSLTFSVQAGECFGFLGTNGAGKTTTLSMLSGEETPTSGTAFVFGKDIVASPKSIRQHIGYCPQFDALFEYLTVKEHLELYARIKGVVDHRIDNVVMEKLVEFDLLKHSHKPSFTLSGGNKRKLSVAIAMIGDPPIVILDEPSTGMDPVAKRFMWDVISRLSTRSGKTAVILTTHSMNEAQALCTRIGIMVGGRLRCIGSPQHLKTRYGNHLELEVKPNEVSNVELENFCQMIQKWLFNVPTQPRSLLGDLEVCIGVSDSITPDTASASEISLSPEMVQSIAKSLGNEQRVSTLVPTMPEENVRFDDQFSEQLFRDGGIPLPIFAEWWLTKKKFSALDSFIQSSFRGATFKSCNGLSIKYQLPFGEGGLSLADAFGHLERNRNRLGIAEYSISQSTLETIFNHFAANS, encoded by the exons ATGGGTACTTGGAGGAGACAATTGAAGGCCATGCTCCGTAAGAATTGGCTCCTCAAAACTCGTCATCCCTTCGTTACTTCAGCTgag ATTTTGCTTCCGACTGTtgtaatgttgttgttgatagCCGTGAGGACACAAGTTGACACCAGAATTCACCCTGCTCGCTC GAACTTAGAGAAAGATACGGTCGTCCAAGTGGGCAAAGGCATCTCTCCTAGTTTCCCTGAAATTTTGAAGCTTTTGGTTGCTGAGGGGCAATATCTAGCTTTTGCACCTGACACTGATGAAACGAAGAACCTGATCGACATTTTGTCTCTTAAGTTCCCGGAACTGCGG CTAgttactaaaatttttaaagatgaCTTAGAGcttgaaaattatataaccTCTGTGGATTATGGTGTCTGCAGCCAAGTGAg GAACTGTTcgaatccaaaaataaaaggaGCAGTGGTATTCCATGAACAAGGACCTCATTCATTTGATTATAGCATCCGCTTGAACCACACATGGGCATTCGCAGGGTTCCCTAATGTCAAGTCGATCATGGACACAAATGGACCTTATATCAATGATCTGGAAATGGGGATTAATTCCATACCAACAATGCAATACAGCTTCAGCGGATTCTTGACT CTTCAGCAGGTGGTAGACTCTTTCATTATATTTGCTTCTCAGCAAAATCTCGACTTGCCATTATCACATTCAAATTTTGGTTCAGCTATACGCTTTGAGCTGCCATGGACTCTGTTTAGCCCCTCAGTGATACGAATGGTTCCATTTCCAACCCGCGAATACACTGATGATGAGTTTCAGTCTATTGTCAAAAGCGTAATGGGATTGTT GTACCTTCTGGGATTTCTGTTTCCTATCTCCCGGCTTATCAGCTACTCTGTCTTCGAGAag gaacaaaaaataagagaaggaCTTTACATGATGGGCTTGAAGGATGAGATATTTCATTTGTCTTGGTTTATCACTTATGCATTGCAG TTCGCATTGTGCTCTGGGATTATCACAGCTTGTACGATGGGAAGTCTCTTTAAGTATAGTGATACGACACTAGTCTTCAcatacttctttttatttgggGTCAGCGCAATCATGCTCTCATTTATGATATCAACATTTTTCACTCGAGCAAAGACAGCTGTGGCAGTTGGGACCCTAGCCTTTCTCGGAGCCTTCTTTCCTTACTACACTGTAAACGATGAATCTGTCTCCAT GGTATTGAAGGTAGTTGCTTCTTTGCTTTCGCCTACTGCATTTGCTCTCGGGTCAATCAACTTTGCTGATTATGAGCGTGCGCATGTTGGACTACGTTGGAGCAATATATGGCGG GCATCGTCTGGAGTAAGTTTTTTTGTCTGCCTCTTAATGATGTTAGTCGACTCTATTCTTTACTGTGCACTTGGTCTTTATCTGGACAAG GTCCTCCCCAGGGAAAATGGTGTGCGGTACCCATGGAACTTCATCTTCAGCAAGTGTtttgggagaaagaaaaaagacttCCAAAATCCCATTCCAGATCCCGAAACTAATATGTTTGCGGAGAATATAGAGGTTACTCAGGGAGAGCCTTTTGATCCTGTTATTGAATCAATAAGCCTGGAAATGAGGCAACAAGAGCTTGACGGGAG GTGCATACAAGTTAGAAATCTGCATAAGGTCTATGCCTCAAGAAGGGGAAATTGTTGTGCAGTTAATTCATTGCAACTTACATTATACGAGAACCAGATACTTTCACTTCTGG GGCATAATGGAGCTGGTAAAAGCACAACAATATCAATGCTTGTTGGCCTTCTTCCCCCAACGTCTGGAGATGCCCTGATATTTGGAAACAGTATTATAACAAACATG GATGAGATACGGAAAGAACTAGGTGTTTGCCCTCAGCATGACATCCTCTTTCCAGAACTGACA GTTAGAGAACACTTGGAGATGTTTGCGGTTCTTAAAGGTGTTGAAGAAGGTTCCTTGAAGAGCACAGTTGTTGATATGGCGGAGGAA GTGGGATTGTCTGATAAAATTAGTACACTTGTACGGGCACTTTCCGGAGGCATGAAGAGGAAATTGTCACTTGGAATCGCATTGATAGGTAACAGTAAG GTGATCATTCTCGATGAACCAACCAGTGGAATGGATCCGTACTCAATGCGTCTTACATGGcagttaattaagaaaattaaaaagggTAGAATAATATTGTTGACAACACATTCCATGGATGAAGCTGAAGAACTTGGAGATCGGATAGGAATCATGGCTAACGGGTCTCTTAAGTGTTGTGGCAG TTCGATTTTCCTGAAGCATCACTATGGGGTTGGGTACACTCTTACGCTTGTAAAG ACTTCTCCTGCTGTCTCTGTTGCCGCACGTATAGTTCATCGTCACATTCCATCAGCAACCTGTGTGAGTGAG GTGGGAAACGAAATTTCTTTCAAGCTTCCTTTGGCTTCCTTGCCTTGTTTTGAAAACATGTTCAGAGAAATCGAAAGTTGCATGAAGAATTCTGTTGACAGATCTAAGATTAGTGAGATTGATGACTCAGATTATCCTGGTATTCAGAGTTATGGTATATCTGTCACGACACTTGAAGAGGTGTTTCTGAGAGTTGCTGGTTGTAACTTAGATATCGAGGAGAAGCAGGAGGAGATATTTGTCTCTCCTGATACCAAGGCTTCTCTGTTATGCATTGGATCTGATCAGAAAAGTATTATGCAACCTAAGTTGCTATCAAGTTGTAATGAGGGCGCTGGAGTTATAATTACCTCAGTTGCAAAAGCTTGCAGATTAATAGTTGCTGCAGTTTGGACTTTCATTGGATTCATCAGCATGCAATGTTGTGGTTGTTCCATTATATCTAGGTCAATGTTTTGGCGGCATTGCAAAGCATTGTTTATAAAAAGAGCAAGATCTGCTTACAGAGACCGCAAAACAGTGGCATTCCAGTTCATCATCCCAGCAGTTTTCTTGCTTTTTggccttctttttcttcagctCAAGCCACATCCTGATCAGAAATCCATAACTTTGACAACTGCATATTTTAATCCTCTCCTGAGCGGCAACGGTGGTGGTGGTCCGATACCTTTTGATCTGTCTGAGCCAATTGCCAAAGAG ATTGCACAATATATCGAAGGAGGCTGGATTCAGCCCTTGAGGAATACTTCATATAAATTTCCTAATCCAAAAGAGGCATTGGCTGATGCAATTGATGCAGTAGGTCCCACGTTGGGGCCCACTCTGCTTTCAATGAGCGAATATCTGATGTCTAGTTTTGATCAGTCCTACCAGTCAAG GTATGGGGCAATTTTAATGGATGGCCAGCATCCAGATGGAAGTTTAGGATACACCGTGTTACACAATGGTACTTGTCAGCATGCTGGTCCAATCTACATCAATGTTATGCATGCTGCGATTCTCCGACTTGTTACGGGTAACAAGAATATGACAATTCAAACCCGAAACCATCCTTTGCCCCCAACAAAAACTCAGCACATACAGCGTCAT GATTTGGATGCCTTTTCCGCTGCAATTATTGTTAACATTGCGTTCTCATTTATCCCGGCTTCCTTTGCTGTTCCCATTGTTAAG gAGCGGGAGGTGAAAGCAAAGCATCAACAGCTTATTAGTGGG GTTTCTGTTCTTTCATACTGGTTATCAACATACATATGGGATTTCATCAGTTTCTTATTTCCGTCAACATTTGCAATGATCCTCTTCTATGCTTTTG GTCTGGAACAATTTATTGGAATAGGTCGGTTTCTTCCGACTATCATTATGCTTCTGGAGTATGGCTTGGCAATTGCATCATCAACATACTGTCTTACGTTTTTCTTCACCGAGCATAGCATGGCTCAG AATGTTATTCTTATGGTCCACTTCTTCTCTGGTCTTATCCTTATGGTTATCTCATTTGTTATGGGCCTTATTCCAGCAACTGCTAGTGCAAATTTATATCTGAAG AACTTCTTCAGATTATCGCCAGGATTTTGCTTCTCTGATGGATTGGCTTCATTAGCCCTTCTAAGGCAGGGAATGAAAGACAAATCTAGTCATGGGGTGTTCGAATGGAATGTCACTGGAGCGTCCATCTGTTACCTTGGTTTGGAG AGTATATTCTACTTCCTTGTGACGCTTGCGCTTGAGCTCGTGCCTGTCCAAAAGGTGATGTCGTTCTCAATTGGGGAGTGGTGGCAGAATTTCAAAGCTTTCAAGCAAGGTGCTGGTTCTAGTTATACAGAGCCACTTCTCAAGGATTCGACTGGAGCCGTTTCCGCTGATATGGAGGATGACATAGACGTGCAAGAGGAAAGAGACAGGGTGATGTCGGGGTTGACAGACAACACCATGCTCTACTTACAGAACCTGAGGAAG GTATATCCTGGTGGCAAACATCAGAGCCCAAAAGTAGCTGTACAGTCTTTGACTTTCTCGGTCCAAGCAGGAGAATGTTTTGGCTTTTTAGGGACGAATGGAGCTGGGAAGACTACTACCTTGTCTATGTTATCTG GAGAAGAAACCCCAACTAGTGGAACTGCCTTCGTCTTTGGCAAAGACATAGTAGCGAGTCCCAAATCTATCCGTCAGCAT ATTGGCTACTGCCCCCAGTTTGATGCGTTATTCGAGTATTTGACTGTGAAGGAGCACCTTGAACTATATGCAAGGATCAAAGGAGTAGTTGATCATAGAATTGATAAT GTGGTTATGGAAAAGTTAGTCGAGTTTGACTTGTTAAAGCATTCGCACAAGCCATCCTTCACGCTTAGCGGCGGAAACAAGCGCAAACTATCCGTTGCTATTGCAATGATTGGAGATCCTCCTATTGTCATCCTCGATGAGCCATCTACAG GTATGGATCCTGTTGCCAAAAGATTCATGTGGGATGTGATATCCCGCTTGTCGACAAGGAGTGGAAAGACAGCGGTCATTCTGACTACTCATAGCATGAATGAAGCTCAAGCACTTTGCACTAGGATCGGGATCATG GTAGGTGGCCGCCTAAGATGCATAGGTAGTCCACAACACTTAAAGACACGCTACGGAAACCACCTTGAGTTAGAG GTCAAACCCAACGAAGTCAGCAATGTGGAACTGGAGAACTTTTGCCAAATGATTCAGAAATGGCTTTTTAACGTTCCTACGCAGCCTAGAAGTTTACTGGGTGATCTCGAAGTTTGTATAGGCGTTTCTGACTCTATTACTCCTGATACGGCTTCAGCATCAGAAATCAGTTTGTCTCCAGAAATGGTACAAAGCATTGCCAAGTCTCTTGGCAATGAGCAGAGAGTGAGTACTCTAGTACCTACCATGCCTGAGGAAAATGTGCGATTCGATGACCAGTTCTCAGAGCAGCTGTTTCGAGATG GTGGTATTCCACTTCCAATATTTGCCGAGTGGTGGCTAACCAAGAAAAAGTTTTCAGCCTTGGATTCTTTTATACAATCTTCGTTCCGCGGTGCAACATTCAAAAGCTGCAACGGACTGAGTATTAAGTACCAG TTGCCATTTGGAGAAGGGGGATTGTCACTTGCGGATGCATTTGGTCACCTTGAAAGAAACCG GAATCGGTTGGGAATAGCTGAATACAGCATAAGTCAATCCACACTTGAGACCATATTCAATCATTTTGCAGCTAACTCATAA
- the LOC104793085 gene encoding ABC transporter A family member 1 isoform X2, whose amino-acid sequence MDTNGPYINDLEMGINSIPTMQYSFSGFLTLQQVVDSFIIFASQQNLDLPLSHSNFGSAIRFELPWTLFSPSVIRMVPFPTREYTDDEFQSIVKSVMGLLYLLGFLFPISRLISYSVFEKEQKIREGLYMMGLKDEIFHLSWFITYALQFALCSGIITACTMGSLFKYSDTTLVFTYFFLFGVSAIMLSFMISTFFTRAKTAVAVGTLAFLGAFFPYYTVNDESVSMVLKVVASLLSPTAFALGSINFADYERAHVGLRWSNIWRASSGVSFFVCLLMMLVDSILYCALGLYLDKVLPRENGVRYPWNFIFSKCFGRKKKDFQNPIPDPETNMFAENIEVTQGEPFDPVIESISLEMRQQELDGRCIQVRNLHKVYASRRGNCCAVNSLQLTLYENQILSLLGHNGAGKSTTISMLVGLLPPTSGDALIFGNSIITNMDEIRKELGVCPQHDILFPELTVREHLEMFAVLKGVEEGSLKSTVVDMAEEVGLSDKISTLVRALSGGMKRKLSLGIALIGNSKVIILDEPTSGMDPYSMRLTWQLIKKIKKGRIILLTTHSMDEAEELGDRIGIMANGSLKCCGSSIFLKHHYGVGYTLTLVKTSPAVSVAARIVHRHIPSATCVSEVGNEISFKLPLASLPCFENMFREIESCMKNSVDRSKISEIDDSDYPGIQSYGISVTTLEEVFLRVAGCNLDIEEKQEEIFVSPDTKASLLCIGSDQKSIMQPKLLSSCNEGAGVIITSVAKACRLIVAAVWTFIGFISMQCCGCSIISRSMFWRHCKALFIKRARSAYRDRKTVAFQFIIPAVFLLFGLLFLQLKPHPDQKSITLTTAYFNPLLSGNGGGGPIPFDLSEPIAKEIAQYIEGGWIQPLRNTSYKFPNPKEALADAIDAVGPTLGPTLLSMSEYLMSSFDQSYQSRYGAILMDGQHPDGSLGYTVLHNGTCQHAGPIYINVMHAAILRLVTGNKNMTIQTRNHPLPPTKTQHIQRHDLDAFSAAIIVNIAFSFIPASFAVPIVKEREVKAKHQQLISGVSVLSYWLSTYIWDFISFLFPSTFAMILFYAFGLEQFIGIGRFLPTIIMLLEYGLAIASSTYCLTFFFTEHSMAQNVILMVHFFSGLILMVISFVMGLIPATASANLYLKNFFRLSPGFCFSDGLASLALLRQGMKDKSSHGVFEWNVTGASICYLGLESIFYFLVTLALELVPVQKVMSFSIGEWWQNFKAFKQGAGSSYTEPLLKDSTGAVSADMEDDIDVQEERDRVMSGLTDNTMLYLQNLRKVYPGGKHQSPKVAVQSLTFSVQAGECFGFLGTNGAGKTTTLSMLSGEETPTSGTAFVFGKDIVASPKSIRQHIGYCPQFDALFEYLTVKEHLELYARIKGVVDHRIDNVVMEKLVEFDLLKHSHKPSFTLSGGNKRKLSVAIAMIGDPPIVILDEPSTGMDPVAKRFMWDVISRLSTRSGKTAVILTTHSMNEAQALCTRIGIMVGGRLRCIGSPQHLKTRYGNHLELEVKPNEVSNVELENFCQMIQKWLFNVPTQPRSLLGDLEVCIGVSDSITPDTASASEISLSPEMVQSIAKSLGNEQRVSTLVPTMPEENVRFDDQFSEQLFRDGGIPLPIFAEWWLTKKKFSALDSFIQSSFRGATFKSCNGLSIKYQLPFGEGGLSLADAFGHLERNRNRLGIAEYSISQSTLETIFNHFAANS is encoded by the exons ATGGACACAAATGGACCTTATATCAATGATCTGGAAATGGGGATTAATTCCATACCAACAATGCAATACAGCTTCAGCGGATTCTTGACT CTTCAGCAGGTGGTAGACTCTTTCATTATATTTGCTTCTCAGCAAAATCTCGACTTGCCATTATCACATTCAAATTTTGGTTCAGCTATACGCTTTGAGCTGCCATGGACTCTGTTTAGCCCCTCAGTGATACGAATGGTTCCATTTCCAACCCGCGAATACACTGATGATGAGTTTCAGTCTATTGTCAAAAGCGTAATGGGATTGTT GTACCTTCTGGGATTTCTGTTTCCTATCTCCCGGCTTATCAGCTACTCTGTCTTCGAGAag gaacaaaaaataagagaaggaCTTTACATGATGGGCTTGAAGGATGAGATATTTCATTTGTCTTGGTTTATCACTTATGCATTGCAG TTCGCATTGTGCTCTGGGATTATCACAGCTTGTACGATGGGAAGTCTCTTTAAGTATAGTGATACGACACTAGTCTTCAcatacttctttttatttgggGTCAGCGCAATCATGCTCTCATTTATGATATCAACATTTTTCACTCGAGCAAAGACAGCTGTGGCAGTTGGGACCCTAGCCTTTCTCGGAGCCTTCTTTCCTTACTACACTGTAAACGATGAATCTGTCTCCAT GGTATTGAAGGTAGTTGCTTCTTTGCTTTCGCCTACTGCATTTGCTCTCGGGTCAATCAACTTTGCTGATTATGAGCGTGCGCATGTTGGACTACGTTGGAGCAATATATGGCGG GCATCGTCTGGAGTAAGTTTTTTTGTCTGCCTCTTAATGATGTTAGTCGACTCTATTCTTTACTGTGCACTTGGTCTTTATCTGGACAAG GTCCTCCCCAGGGAAAATGGTGTGCGGTACCCATGGAACTTCATCTTCAGCAAGTGTtttgggagaaagaaaaaagacttCCAAAATCCCATTCCAGATCCCGAAACTAATATGTTTGCGGAGAATATAGAGGTTACTCAGGGAGAGCCTTTTGATCCTGTTATTGAATCAATAAGCCTGGAAATGAGGCAACAAGAGCTTGACGGGAG GTGCATACAAGTTAGAAATCTGCATAAGGTCTATGCCTCAAGAAGGGGAAATTGTTGTGCAGTTAATTCATTGCAACTTACATTATACGAGAACCAGATACTTTCACTTCTGG GGCATAATGGAGCTGGTAAAAGCACAACAATATCAATGCTTGTTGGCCTTCTTCCCCCAACGTCTGGAGATGCCCTGATATTTGGAAACAGTATTATAACAAACATG GATGAGATACGGAAAGAACTAGGTGTTTGCCCTCAGCATGACATCCTCTTTCCAGAACTGACA GTTAGAGAACACTTGGAGATGTTTGCGGTTCTTAAAGGTGTTGAAGAAGGTTCCTTGAAGAGCACAGTTGTTGATATGGCGGAGGAA GTGGGATTGTCTGATAAAATTAGTACACTTGTACGGGCACTTTCCGGAGGCATGAAGAGGAAATTGTCACTTGGAATCGCATTGATAGGTAACAGTAAG GTGATCATTCTCGATGAACCAACCAGTGGAATGGATCCGTACTCAATGCGTCTTACATGGcagttaattaagaaaattaaaaagggTAGAATAATATTGTTGACAACACATTCCATGGATGAAGCTGAAGAACTTGGAGATCGGATAGGAATCATGGCTAACGGGTCTCTTAAGTGTTGTGGCAG TTCGATTTTCCTGAAGCATCACTATGGGGTTGGGTACACTCTTACGCTTGTAAAG ACTTCTCCTGCTGTCTCTGTTGCCGCACGTATAGTTCATCGTCACATTCCATCAGCAACCTGTGTGAGTGAG GTGGGAAACGAAATTTCTTTCAAGCTTCCTTTGGCTTCCTTGCCTTGTTTTGAAAACATGTTCAGAGAAATCGAAAGTTGCATGAAGAATTCTGTTGACAGATCTAAGATTAGTGAGATTGATGACTCAGATTATCCTGGTATTCAGAGTTATGGTATATCTGTCACGACACTTGAAGAGGTGTTTCTGAGAGTTGCTGGTTGTAACTTAGATATCGAGGAGAAGCAGGAGGAGATATTTGTCTCTCCTGATACCAAGGCTTCTCTGTTATGCATTGGATCTGATCAGAAAAGTATTATGCAACCTAAGTTGCTATCAAGTTGTAATGAGGGCGCTGGAGTTATAATTACCTCAGTTGCAAAAGCTTGCAGATTAATAGTTGCTGCAGTTTGGACTTTCATTGGATTCATCAGCATGCAATGTTGTGGTTGTTCCATTATATCTAGGTCAATGTTTTGGCGGCATTGCAAAGCATTGTTTATAAAAAGAGCAAGATCTGCTTACAGAGACCGCAAAACAGTGGCATTCCAGTTCATCATCCCAGCAGTTTTCTTGCTTTTTggccttctttttcttcagctCAAGCCACATCCTGATCAGAAATCCATAACTTTGACAACTGCATATTTTAATCCTCTCCTGAGCGGCAACGGTGGTGGTGGTCCGATACCTTTTGATCTGTCTGAGCCAATTGCCAAAGAG ATTGCACAATATATCGAAGGAGGCTGGATTCAGCCCTTGAGGAATACTTCATATAAATTTCCTAATCCAAAAGAGGCATTGGCTGATGCAATTGATGCAGTAGGTCCCACGTTGGGGCCCACTCTGCTTTCAATGAGCGAATATCTGATGTCTAGTTTTGATCAGTCCTACCAGTCAAG GTATGGGGCAATTTTAATGGATGGCCAGCATCCAGATGGAAGTTTAGGATACACCGTGTTACACAATGGTACTTGTCAGCATGCTGGTCCAATCTACATCAATGTTATGCATGCTGCGATTCTCCGACTTGTTACGGGTAACAAGAATATGACAATTCAAACCCGAAACCATCCTTTGCCCCCAACAAAAACTCAGCACATACAGCGTCAT GATTTGGATGCCTTTTCCGCTGCAATTATTGTTAACATTGCGTTCTCATTTATCCCGGCTTCCTTTGCTGTTCCCATTGTTAAG gAGCGGGAGGTGAAAGCAAAGCATCAACAGCTTATTAGTGGG GTTTCTGTTCTTTCATACTGGTTATCAACATACATATGGGATTTCATCAGTTTCTTATTTCCGTCAACATTTGCAATGATCCTCTTCTATGCTTTTG GTCTGGAACAATTTATTGGAATAGGTCGGTTTCTTCCGACTATCATTATGCTTCTGGAGTATGGCTTGGCAATTGCATCATCAACATACTGTCTTACGTTTTTCTTCACCGAGCATAGCATGGCTCAG AATGTTATTCTTATGGTCCACTTCTTCTCTGGTCTTATCCTTATGGTTATCTCATTTGTTATGGGCCTTATTCCAGCAACTGCTAGTGCAAATTTATATCTGAAG AACTTCTTCAGATTATCGCCAGGATTTTGCTTCTCTGATGGATTGGCTTCATTAGCCCTTCTAAGGCAGGGAATGAAAGACAAATCTAGTCATGGGGTGTTCGAATGGAATGTCACTGGAGCGTCCATCTGTTACCTTGGTTTGGAG AGTATATTCTACTTCCTTGTGACGCTTGCGCTTGAGCTCGTGCCTGTCCAAAAGGTGATGTCGTTCTCAATTGGGGAGTGGTGGCAGAATTTCAAAGCTTTCAAGCAAGGTGCTGGTTCTAGTTATACAGAGCCACTTCTCAAGGATTCGACTGGAGCCGTTTCCGCTGATATGGAGGATGACATAGACGTGCAAGAGGAAAGAGACAGGGTGATGTCGGGGTTGACAGACAACACCATGCTCTACTTACAGAACCTGAGGAAG GTATATCCTGGTGGCAAACATCAGAGCCCAAAAGTAGCTGTACAGTCTTTGACTTTCTCGGTCCAAGCAGGAGAATGTTTTGGCTTTTTAGGGACGAATGGAGCTGGGAAGACTACTACCTTGTCTATGTTATCTG GAGAAGAAACCCCAACTAGTGGAACTGCCTTCGTCTTTGGCAAAGACATAGTAGCGAGTCCCAAATCTATCCGTCAGCAT ATTGGCTACTGCCCCCAGTTTGATGCGTTATTCGAGTATTTGACTGTGAAGGAGCACCTTGAACTATATGCAAGGATCAAAGGAGTAGTTGATCATAGAATTGATAAT GTGGTTATGGAAAAGTTAGTCGAGTTTGACTTGTTAAAGCATTCGCACAAGCCATCCTTCACGCTTAGCGGCGGAAACAAGCGCAAACTATCCGTTGCTATTGCAATGATTGGAGATCCTCCTATTGTCATCCTCGATGAGCCATCTACAG GTATGGATCCTGTTGCCAAAAGATTCATGTGGGATGTGATATCCCGCTTGTCGACAAGGAGTGGAAAGACAGCGGTCATTCTGACTACTCATAGCATGAATGAAGCTCAAGCACTTTGCACTAGGATCGGGATCATG GTAGGTGGCCGCCTAAGATGCATAGGTAGTCCACAACACTTAAAGACACGCTACGGAAACCACCTTGAGTTAGAG GTCAAACCCAACGAAGTCAGCAATGTGGAACTGGAGAACTTTTGCCAAATGATTCAGAAATGGCTTTTTAACGTTCCTACGCAGCCTAGAAGTTTACTGGGTGATCTCGAAGTTTGTATAGGCGTTTCTGACTCTATTACTCCTGATACGGCTTCAGCATCAGAAATCAGTTTGTCTCCAGAAATGGTACAAAGCATTGCCAAGTCTCTTGGCAATGAGCAGAGAGTGAGTACTCTAGTACCTACCATGCCTGAGGAAAATGTGCGATTCGATGACCAGTTCTCAGAGCAGCTGTTTCGAGATG GTGGTATTCCACTTCCAATATTTGCCGAGTGGTGGCTAACCAAGAAAAAGTTTTCAGCCTTGGATTCTTTTATACAATCTTCGTTCCGCGGTGCAACATTCAAAAGCTGCAACGGACTGAGTATTAAGTACCAG TTGCCATTTGGAGAAGGGGGATTGTCACTTGCGGATGCATTTGGTCACCTTGAAAGAAACCG GAATCGGTTGGGAATAGCTGAATACAGCATAAGTCAATCCACACTTGAGACCATATTCAATCATTTTGCAGCTAACTCATAA